The following proteins come from a genomic window of Miscanthus floridulus cultivar M001 chromosome 2, ASM1932011v1, whole genome shotgun sequence:
- the LOC136539701 gene encoding acetyl-CoA acetyltransferase 2-like, translated as MASDGIAPRDVCVVGVARTPMGGFLGALSSLPATKLGSIAIQAALERANVDPALVQEVYFGNVLSANLGQAPARQAALGAGIPNSVVCTTVNKVCASGMKATMFAAQSIQLGINDIVVAGGMESMSNAPKYIAEARKGSRFGHDTLVDAMLKDGLWDAYNDCAMGMCAELCADSHALTREDQDAFAIQSNERGIAARDSGAFTWEIVPVQVPVGRGKPPTLIDKDESLDKFDPVKLNKLRPSFKENGGTVTAGNASSISDGAAALVLVSGQKAQELGLQVHARIKGYADAAQAPELFTTTPALAIPKAIANAGLESSHVDFYEINEAFSAVALANQKLLRIPSEKINVHGGAVSLGHPLGCSGARILVTLIGVLRAKSGKIGVAGVCNGGGGASALVLELA; from the exons ATGGCTTCCGACGGCATCGCCCCCAGAG ATGTATGTGTTGTCGGGGTCGCACGCACCCCTATGGGTGGTTTCCTTGGTGCCTTGTCTTCCTTGCCTGCTACAAAACTTGGCTCCATAGCAATTCAAG CTGCTCTGGAAAGAGCAAATGTGGATCCAGCCCTCGTGCAGGAGGTCTACTTTGGAAATGTCTTGAGTGCTAATTTGGGACAAGCTCCCGCAAGGCAAGCTGCTCTGGGTGCCGGGATACCAAACTCTGTTGTTTGCACCACTGTTAACAAAGTCTGCGCATCTGGCATGAAAG CTACTATGTTTGCAGCACAGTCAATTCAATTGGGTATCAATGATATTGTTGTGGCAGGTGGCATGGAAAGCATGTCCAATGCCCCAAAGTACATTGCTGAAGCTAG GAAGGGGTCTCGTTTTGGTCATGACACACTTGTTGACGCCATGCTTAAGGATGGGCTTTGGGATGCATACAATGATTGTGCCATGGGAATGTGCGCCGAGCTTTGTGCTGACAGTCATGCCCTCACAAGAGAAGACCAG GATGCATTTGCTATCCAAAGCAACGAGCGTGGAATTGCTGCTCGCGACAGTGGTGCTTTTACATGGGAGATCGTCCCG GTTCAAGTTCCTGTTGGTAGAGGAAAACCCCCAACACTTATTGACAAAGATGAAAGCCTGGataag TTTGACCCAGTAAAACTAAATAAACTTCGCCCAAGTTTCAAGGAGAATGGTGGTACAGTTACAGCTGGAAATGCTTCTAGTATAAG TGATGGAGCTGCTGCATTAGTTTTGGTGAGTGGGCAGAAGGCTCAAGAGCTTGGCCTGCAAGTCCATGCAAGGATCAAAGGATATGCTGATGCAGCTCAA GCTCCGGAGCTTTTTACAACCACTCCAGCACTTGCAATACCAAAGGCTATCGCAAATGCTGGATTAGAGTCATCCCATGTTGATTTCTATGAGATTAATGAAGCCTTTTCG GCTGTTGCACTTGCAAATCAAAAGCTTCTCAGGATTCCTTCA GAAAAGATTAATGTTCATGGAGGAGCTGTATCTTTAGGACATCCTCTCGGGTGCAGTGGTGCTCGCATTTTGGTTACCCTTATTGGT